TGCGTCGCCCATCCGGGCTCCACACGGGGTTCCCGTCGTGGTGCACGCTTGGCGCCACATACCGAACCTCAGCACGGTCCCCGTCGTACACCCCCACAAAAGAGTGATCACCCCGATTGCTGACAAAAGCCAAGTCAGAACCATCCGGGGACCACGTCAGCCCGCTGGCTCCACCACGAAGACGCGCCAACCGTCGGGGCTCGGCCCCATCCGCGAGTGGCAACTCCATGAGGTCCCGCCCGCGACTGAAGGCGATCCGGTCACCTCTGGGAGAGAGCGCAAAGCCACCTCCCTCCATGATCTGGGCCGGCACCCCTCCCGCGAACGGGACCAGCCAAATCGCTCGCCCTTCCTCGTCGGGCGTGAAGAGAGGGTCAGGGATCTCGCCCTGGCGATTCGGTGCGCCTCCTCGGACGAAAAGCAGCCGGTCGGCATCGGGCATGAAGACGAGCGAAGCGAGTTCCTGGCCGTCGTCGCCACTATAGTCGGTCAGCTGCCGGCCTTCCCACGATGGGCCTTCAGCGACCCAGATGTTGCGTTCACCTTCTCGATTTTCGAACCACGCGATGCGATCGGCGGTCTGAGAGGCCACCAAGCCCGACGCAAACGAATAGGACATTACGTCGCGGATGGAGAGCGGAGCCTGAGATGCCGCCGGCGTACCAGCCAGGAAGAACACGCCAACGACGAAACCAACCGCCTTCACAAGACGATCCAGCATAAGTGATTCCACGATCTGGGGTTGTGGCTTCCGAATTAGGCGGGCAATCCGTGGCGCGCGACACCGTCTACTGCTTCCACAAAACGGTCGAGCTCAGGCAACGTCGAATAGACGCTCGGGCTCACTCGGATTCCCTGGAACTCGGCATGGTTGATGGACACCGTGATGATCCGGTGTTCACGCCAGAGATAGTCACGTAAGTCGTTGGGCGCGACGCCGACGATTTCAACGTTTGCGATCCCGCAGGCCAGGCCAGGCTTGAGGCTGGTATGGAGTCGCACATTGTCATTCTGAAGAAGCTGTTCGGCCCAGTAATTTCTCAGATAGACCAGTCGCGCGTCCTTCCGGTCCGGGCCGATCCCTTGATGGAACGTCAGAGCTTCCGCAATCGCGAGGTAGTTGGCCGCAGGATGGGTCCCGATCTCTTCGAACTTCCGGATGTCGGTGTCCATCCGCTCCGGCGCGGCCATAAGCGGCCACACCTCCTGGATCTTCTCCTTACGCACGTAGAGCATGCCCGTGCCGTGCGGAGCAAAGAGCCATTTGTGCAGGCTCGTCGAATAGTTGTCGACGTCCAGTTCATCCAATGTGAAGTCGAAGTGCGCAAGCGCGTGCGCACCGTCGATGATCAACGGGATTCCGTGGCGACGTGCCAGAGCGTTCAGTTCGGTGACCGGCAGAATTTGGCCGGTCAAGTTGATCATATGGGACGCCAGGATCGCCTTGGTCTGCGGAGTGATCGCCTGCTCGAACAAGCGGACCACCTCCGCCGGGTCCTCCGCCGGAACCGGAATCTTGATCTGGTTCAGCGTAATGCCTTCCCGTCGCGCCCTCTGCTTGAACGTCGTGATCATCCGACCGTAATCCTGCGTGGTCGTGAGGACCTCGTCGCCCCGATGCAAATCGATGCCCAGTTGCATGGTCTGCAGGCTCTCTGACGCGTTCCTCGTAAAAGCGATCTCTTCGGCGTCCACACCCCACTGCCGGGCCATCCGCTCGCGGACCCCCTCACGTTGAGGCTCAAGGATCTCCCACATCGTGTAGGAGGGGGCGAGGTTTGAGAAATCCAAATGGCGCTTCATGGCATCCTGAACCCAACCGGGTGAAGGACTGACACCGCCATTGTTCAGATTGACCAGGGTCCGGTCCACGGTGAAGGCGCGCGCCACCTCAAACCAAAAATCCTCGTTGCGTGCGATGTCCGCAGCGAGCCCGGGATGCGCCCGGAGTGACGCTGCGACGTCGGTTGCACTGGCACGTAATTCAGACGGCCGAAATCCTACTCCGGCAACTGCTGCGAGGGCAGGAAATGACGCGGCTCCGAGGAATTGACGGCGACTGTGCATCGGGTCCTCCACTATGTGGTCTGAGTTGAGCTCAGGATACGCCCCGCCCGGCCCTGTGTCCAACGACTACTGGGTCGATTCGGTCAACGATCTCATTACTTTCCGTGTTCATCGGGCGAGACACAGGTGCGTGGGTCGGAACATCTGTCGTCGGGTGTCCTAGATGGTTGCGCGCGGCTCAATCCTAAAAAACCCAACTCTGTTCGGAATAGATGCGATTTCTACGTCTCATTCTCGCAGCACTCATTCTGTCAGCGCCGGCCGTGCTTTCGGCCCAGGCGACTCAGGACTCCACTCGTGTGGACTCCACACGAGTGGCACGCCAGTACGATATCAAGGGGCTGACCATCAGCGTGCCGCGGCCTGCCCTCACGACAGGCGGATCGAGTGCTGTCGAAATGCGCTTGGATTCACTGCGTTCGGTGCCCGCCCCGACCATGGAAGACGTCGTGCGCGCGATGCCCCTCCTGGTCATTCGCCAAAACAGCCGCGGAGAGTCTCAGCCCTCTATTCGTGGATCTGAAGAACGGCAAATCGGCATTTTTCTGGACGGAGTGCCGCTCACGGTGGGGTGGGATCACCGGACAGATCTGTCCATCATCCCACTCACCGCGGCGCAGGGGATCCGGCTGATAAGGGGACTCTCGTCCGTGCTCTACGGACCCAACACGCTGGGTGGGGTCATCGAAGTCGATGTTGCCCGAGTCCCAGGCAGCATCGAAAGCGTGAATCCGATGGATGTCGGCATTTCGGTGAACGAATCGGGTGGGACGAACATCGCCGTGGGTGCGGCCCATCTCATAGACCGAGACGAGACCCAGTGGCTGTTTCGGGCCGGGGCTGGCTTCAGTGACCGCCCCGGTTACACCGTGCCCAACGGCGCCTCGGACGACCCGGACATCCGGCCTGAGTTCCTGCGGAACGCAGACGGCCTGCGGCTGAATAGTGACACGAGGAGAATGGACGCCTATTTCGCGGCTCGGGTGCGAGGGGAGGACGGTGGTTGGGCCTCGCTCGCCACGACGGCGTACGACGTCGAACGCGGCGTCCCGCCGGAAGCACATCAGGACGAACCACGCTTCTGGAGGTACCCCGAGCAGACCCGCCTCCTCACAGCACTCTCGTTTGGGACCGGCTCGCGGTCCACGGGGTCGGGCAGGGGCGATGTCGAGGTCAGTCTCGGCATGGACTTAGGCAGCACCCGAATCGACCAATACGATACGGGGGCTTTTCAGTCCGTCGTGGAGCGTGAGGATTCAGACGACCGTAACCTGTCGTTCCGGCTCGAGGGTGAGCACACACTCGGGGACCAGGGAGACTTCCGCGCCTCTGCGACGTACGCGGATGTGAATCACGACGAAGTACTCACGCCAGGAGGGTCAAGCGAATTTCGCCAAAGGCTTTGGAGTCTGGGTGCCGAAACGGAATGGAAGCTCGGGCCGACGGACGGGACCCGCCTGTCGCTCGGAGCGGTGCTCGACGGTGCCGATACCCCGGAGAGCGGGGACAAGCCTCCACTCGCGCGCCTAAATGACTTCGGTGCCCGGATCGGGATTAGTTCGTTGTTGAGCGGGGGCCTCCTCGTGCATGGAGGCGCGAGCCGGCGGGCCCGCTTCCCCTCGCTTCGCGAACTCTATTCAGGCGCCCTCGGGCGCTTCATCCCGAATCCGTCGCTCGAGGCCGAGATCATGTTGGGAGCCGAAGGCGGATTCACAGTCCACACCGGCGATCTCGAGATTCAGGTCGTAGGATTCCATCAGCGGCTCGCAGATGGAATCATTCGGACGACCGTAACTGACGATTCTGGCACACGGCTCTTCAAGCGTGTGAACCAGGACCAGATCCAGAGCACGGGCATCGAGATGCTGGCGATCGGCACCTTGGGGGTCGCGACGATCTCCACGGACCTCACGCTGCAGCACGTGCGTGGAGTGGAGCCCGACGGGACACGAATCGAGCTGGAGTATGAGCCGTCAGTGACAGGGAAGTTCTCTCTGGAGAGCCCCTTGGGGGGCGGTTACAGGGCCGCATCGGACTTCCGCTTCGTAAGCGATCAGCGGTGCGCGAACCCTGAGATTGGGGGGCTACAATCGTTCGGGGCCAGCGGATCGGCTGACTTCTCGCTGCGAAAGATCTTCCAGTTTGGTGGCCGTGGAGCCTTGTCGCGTGTGGACGCCTCTGCGAGCGTGCGGAATGCTACGAACTCGACTTCCTACGATCAGTGCGGTCTTCCACAGCCCGGCCGTACCCTCCAGGTGCAATTCCGCGTCTGGTAGAGGGGGCGTCACATGATCCGAGTGACCTTTCTCGGCACCGCTGCATCTCGTCCCACGGTGGGCCGAAATGTGAGCGCGATCGCCGTCCAGCGAGAAGGTGACCACTACCTCTTCGACTGCGGTGAGGGGACCCAGCGTCAGATGATGCGGTACGGTACCGGCTTCTCAGTTCGAGCCATTTTCGTGACGCATACGCACGCCGATCACTTCCTCGGGATCACTGGACTGCTCCGGACCATGGCGCTGCAGGGCCGCACCGAAACTCTGGACATCTATGGGCCTCCCGGCTCGTCCAGAATTTTGCGGGACGCCGTCGCATTGGGAAATGATCGGGTCGGCTTTCCGGTAGAGGTCCATGAAGCTCCTCCCGGACATGGCTTGGTTCTCGACGAATACAGAATCGAGGCCTTCGAAGTCCAACACGGAACGCGTGCGGTCGGCTGGGCTCTTATTGAAGAGGATCGCCTGGGTCGCTTCGATGTGGAGCTAGCCAGGGAAATGGGCGTACCTGAAGGGCCATCCTTCGGTAAACTCCACAAGGGCGAGGACGTCGAAGTCGACGGCAATACGGTGAGAGCTGCCGACTTGGTCGGCGCCGCGCGGCCGGGCAGGACCGTCGTATACACAGGAGACACGAGACCCGCTGACTCAACCGTTTCTCGCGCGATGGGTGCGGATCTTTTGATCCACGAAGCGACGTTCGAAGAAAAAGAAAAGGACCGCGCCGGAGAGACATTTCATTCTACGGCGGCGGGCGCGGCCGGCATCGCGAAACGAGCTGGAGTCCAACGTCTCGTCGTCACGCACCTATCGGCTCGGTACTCGGACGACTCGTCCCCCCTGAAGGACGAGGCAGTCGAGATCTTTGCGGACTCGAAAGTGGCGAAGGACGGTCTCGTCATCGAGATCCCGTTCCGCACTGAGATGAAGCGCGCCGGCTCGTGACTGCGTTTCTTGCTGATCTCATCAAAGGCCCGACCCCGGAACCGGTTCATGCGGCGCTTCGTCAGCGCTGGGACGTCGGGGGCCTCCTTCACCTGGAGGGTCCGTTTGCCCGCGTCGACGTTCACTGAAGGAACATGAGGAGATCTTCATGTCCTGCGTCACGAGAGACCCAATTCTCTCCCGAGTGGATCTGATCTATGTCGTCGACCCCGAAACGAACTGAGTCCAGTTTCCGCCGGATCGCGGTAATCGGGTTGGGCGCGATGGGTGGCTCGTTCGCCCGTGCCGCCACGGCTACGACGTCGGCCGAGGTGGTCGGGTGGTCTCCGGATCCCGCTGAGCGCCTCTCCGCCGTTGATGCAGAAGCGGTGGCCGCAGCACCCGAACGCTGGAGCGATGCGGTCGCGGGGGCTGACCTCGTGATGCTCGCCATTCCCCTGGGACCGACATGCAAGATGATGGCAGAGTTGGCATCGACTCTTGAACCCGCCGTGGTCGTAGCGGACGTGGCGAGTCTCAAGGGCCCGGTCGCCGAGGCTGCCGCAGAGGCCGGACTCACTCGGCGGTGGGTCGGGTGTCACCCTATGGCTGGCGTTGCCGAGTCTGGGTTCGCGGCATCGAGCCCCACGCTGTACGACGGAGCCACTGTTTGGATCACGAACGACCCGGAAGCCGAAGATTCCGCTGACCGAATGCGCACGCTATGGGCCCGGTTCGGGGCGACACCTCAACAAGCGGATCCCCACGAGCACGATCGCATGATCGCTTTGGTCAGCGCGCTACCCCAGCTCACGGCCAACGCTCTGGCGACGACGTTGGCAGAAGCAGGCATCGGCCCGGAACAACTCGGGTCAGGCGGTTCGGACATGACGCGTCTCGCCACATCCAGCCCGGACATATGGATCGACATTCTTTCAGCGCTCCCGGAAGACCTGGTTGTGGGACTCCGGCTCCTTGGGAAAACCGTCAGCGACCTGACCGACGCCGTGGAGGGTGGGGACATGCAGGAGGTGCGCGAAGCCATGATGCGATCCGCGAAGTGGAAGGCCGGCTCGTGAGGATCACAGTGCCAGGCGATAAGTCGCTTACCCAGCGAGCGCTGATTCTGGCATCGATTGCGTCCGGAACGAGTTCGCTTCGCGGCCTCTTGTTCGGCGGCGACGCTGAATCGACCGCCAATGCACTGAGGGCTATGGGTGCCAATATCCCGCCGATCCCTCAAGACGGAGGTGCGATCGAAGTTGAGGGCGTTGGGCTCGATGGGTTGGCCACCCCAGATGCGCCTCTTGATCTAGGAAACAGCGGGACGGGCACGAGGCTCCTCCTGGGACTGTTGGCAGGAGCGGGGGTGGGAGCGACGCTTACCGGGGACACATCGCTCCAAAGCAGACCCATGAAGCGGGTGACCGCCCCGCTCTGTGCGATGGGCGCTTCGTTCGAATTTCTGGAGGAGCAGGACCGGCTTCCGCTCACGATCACGAGTGCGGCTGGGCTCTCCGCGGTCGATTGGCCGAGTCATGTCGCCAGCGCTCAGGTGAAGAGCGCGATTCTCCTCGCCGGACTGACGGGCCACACATTCGTTCAGGTCACCGAACCCCGTCGCTCCCGAGACCACTCTGAGCGTATGCTGAATCAGCTCGGTGTCTCGGTGATTTCGCATGCTGTCGCTGGCGGATGGCGTGTCGAGCTCAGAGATCCTCCAGCGCAGATCGAGGCCTTCGACTTCGCCGTACCCGGTGACATTTCCTCTGCAGCTTTTGTGCTCTCCCTCGCTGCACTGGGCGCCACGCAGGACGTTCTGACCGTGGAAGGCGTCGGACTCAACCCGACCCGGACGGCGTTTTTGGATGTACTTCGCCGGATGGGTGTCGACCTCAACATCGCCCTGAGACCAGACAGCGGAGCGGAGCCCGTGGGCACGATCTCTGCGGAATCAGCCGATCTGCGTGCCACGGTGATCGCCCCCGACGAAGTACCTCGACTAATCGACGAGCTTCCGCTGGTGGCGATCTTGGGTGCACGTGCCAAAGGGACGACGATCATCCGCGACGCGTCGGAGCTCCGGACCAAGGAGTCCGATAGGATCTCGGCGCTCGTCGAGAACCTCCGAGGGTTAGGCGTCTCGGTCGAAGAGTTTGCAGACGGACTGGCGGTCGAGGGCTCTCGGGAACCTCTGTCTGGCCGAGTTAAGTGCTTTGACGATCATCGCATCGCGATGGCTTTCGGCGTTCTCGGAGCCCAACCGGGTAACTCAATAGAGATCGATGACCCCGATGCAGCCTCGGTGAGTTTCCCTGGATTTTGGGAAATGCTCCACAACGTTTCGACAGAGGGAGGGGAATGACGCGCGAAGGCCCCGTCGTCACGCTGGACGGGCCAGCAGGCTCAGGTAAGTCCAGCACAGCGAAAGAGGTCGCCAAGCGACTGTCCTTCCGGCACCTCGACTCTGGGGCCTTGTACCGCGCTCTAACCCTGGCGCTTACGCAAAGAGGGGTAGCGCAGGAGGAATGGCCGCGGTTGACCGAAGCCGATCTTGGGGCGCTCGACGTAGACATCACACCGACAGACGATGGCTTCCAGGTTCTGGTGTCTGGTCAGGTGGTCGACGCCGAGCTACGCACGCAGGAGGTCACGGAGGGTGTGTCTCATCTCGCGAAACTGCCGGCCGTACGAGCCATCTTGTTAGACCTCCAGCAACGCGCCGGTGAGTGCGGGAGACTTGTCGCGGAGGGGCGTGACATGGGCACCGTCGTATTCCCAGACGCCGAAGTGAAGGTGTACCTCGTGGCCGACGTTGCTGAACGAGCCAGGCGACGCCTGTTGGACGAGGGCGCGACGGACGACGACCCAGCCGAACTCCACCGTCAGATCGAGGCGATTCGTGCCCGTGACAGTCGAGATTCGGAACGTGAACTTTCACCACTGAAGAAAGCCGAAGACGCCGTTGAAATCGATACCACAGGGCTCACCTTCGACGCCCAAGTGGCCGCGGTTGTCCAACTGGTTCTCCGATTGACTCCATCTTAAGCCGTATCTAGCTTTCCTGGCTGTCATCCTTTCACGTACACCCTAACCCGCGCTCGTCCCCCGAGCCCGGCAAAGCGCCGCCTCGATTTCTCTCGAGAGTGGCCGCAGGATACCCATGACTGAGAACGAAACCCCCGATGTCGACCCGACGGACGAACTCCCTGAGGGAGTAGAGGTTGTTGTCGACGCGATGACCGGCGAAGTCACCACCATGACTGCCGAAGAACTCGCCTCCGAAGAAGCCGCTGAGGAGGCTGCAGAAGCTGCTCGTGCAGCCGCACTCGCCGCTATGCCAGACGGCATCTCACCGGAACTCTTCCACGATCCGTACGGCGAAGAGCCGCTGTCGACCTCGAAGGAGGAGTTCGAAGCTCTCCTCCTGGAGTTCAGTGCGGACTTCCAGGAGTTCCGTGAAGGCGAAATCGTCAACGCGAAGGTCCTCCGTGTTACGGATGCTTCCGTCATTCTCGAGTTCGGCTTTAAGAGCGAAGGCTCGGTCGCACTCGACGAATTCAAGGACCCGCCCGAGGCAGGCGACGACGTCGAAGTTCTCCTTGAGAGCCTTGAAGACGACGACGGTGTTGTCGTGCTCTCTAAGAAGAAGGCTGACTTCCTCCGCGTCTGGGAGAAGATCCGCGAAGCACACGATGCGGATCGCCCGGTGAAGGGAACACTCGTTCGCAAGATCAAGGGTGGCGTTACCGTCGACCTCATGGGCGTCGACGCCTTCCTCCCGGGCTCGCAGATTGCTCTGCGCCGGGTTCCGAACATCGAGGACCTCATTGGCGAGGTCTACAAGTTCAAGATCATCAAGCTCAACAAGCGTCGCCGGAATATCGTTGTTTCGCGTCGCGTGATTCTCGAGGCCGAGCGCGAGACGAAGCGCGAGACGCTCGTGAAGGAGCTCTTGGTCGGTCAGGTCCGCGAGGGTCAGGTCAAGAACATCACCGACTTCGGTGCGTTCATCGATCTGGGCGGCCTGGACGGACTGCTCCATATCACGGACATGTCGTGGGGCCGCGTTGGGCACCCGTCCGAGGTCGTCGACATCGGCGCTGGGCTGGACGTGAAGGTTCTCGACATCGATTGGAACCGCGAACGGATCTCGTTGGGGCTCAAGCAGCTCCTCCCGTATCCGTGGACGGACATCGACAAGAAGTACCCGGTCGGTTCGCGTGTGAAGGGCAAGGTCGTCTCGATCACGAACTACGGTGCCTTCGTCGAGCTCGAGAAGGGCGTCGAGGGTCTCGTGCACATCTCCGAGATGTCGTGGACGCGCAATGTGCGTCACCCCTCGAAGGTCGTGTCGATTGGTGAAGAGATCGAAGCTGTGGTCCTCAAGGTCGATCCGAACGACGAGAAGATTTCGCTCGGTATGAAACAGATCGAAGAGGACCCGTGGTTGTCGCTGCCGGTGAAGTACCCGACCGGCACCAAGCTGGCCGGTACGGTCCGCAACCTGACCTCGTTCGGTGCGTTCGTTGAGATCGAGCCGGGAATCGATGGTCTGGTGCACGTTTCGGACATGAGCTGGACCAAGCGGGTCGAGCACCCGTCCGAAATCGTCCAGAAGGGTCAGGACCTCGAAGTCATCGTCCTCGACGTGGATGCCGAGAACAAGCGCATCTCCCTCGGTGTGAAGCAGATCGCGGACGATCCGTGGCCTGCGATCTCCGAACGCCTCGCGCCGGGAGTCGAGCAGGATGGATCGGTCGTCCGCGTGCAAGACAAGGGCGTCGTTGTCGACCTCGGAGACGATGTCGAAGGCTTCGTGCCGGCAGCGAACACTGGCATTGAAGACGTCGAGAAGCTCGAGGAGTACTACGGCGCCGGTGACTCGGTCAGCCTACGTGTGATCGAGTCGGATGGGGCCAACCGCCGCATCGTGCTTGAGGTGACGGAAACGCCTGAGCGTAAGCCGCAGGAAGAGATCGAAGCGGCACGCCTCGCTGCAGCAGCTGCGATCGCCGCGAAGGCCGAAGCCGAGGGCGGACCGGACGACGAGGAGGACTTCCAGAAGAAGGCCGTCGTACCGAAGCCGGAAGTGGCTGAGGTGTCTGACGGAGAAGCCGCAGTGCCGAGCGGGCTGGAATCTGCAGCGGCAGCCGCGGGAGCGGATGCAGCGGCAGCTGAGTCAGCAGCCGAAGCCGCGGAGGCACCTGAAGCTGAGGGAGAAGCCGAAGAGGCACCTGAAGCCGAAGAGGCGCCTGCAGCTGAGGCGGAAGCTGAAGAAGCACCTGAAGCTGAGGCGGAGGCTGAAGCTGAGCCTGAAGCTGAGGCGGAAGCGGAGGCTGAAGCGGAGGCTGAAGCTGAAGAAGCACCTGAAGCTGAAGCTGAGCCTGAAGCCGAAGCGGAAGAGACAGCTGCCGACGACGTCGAGGAAGGCGCCAAGGAGGAGTAACGACTTGTCTCTAGTGACACGCTACCTCCGAAACGCCCGGACGCTTAATGCGTCCGGGCGTTTCCTGTGGCTCCTAGTACTACTCGGAGCCTGTCAGGTGTCAGGAATGTCCACTGCGGAACCGGCCCGGGACATGGGCCCCGCAGACCCAGTCATCACCGACGCCCCAATCTCGTCGGGTGACGTCGACCGAGCCGCGCAGATATTTGCACAGGCTCGTGAGGCGTTCGCCGTCGGTCGGCTCGATGTCGCAGCCGAGCTCGCGGACCAAGTCATTGATGAGTATCCGAGCAGTGCGGTGTCGGGGCGGGCGCTCATTCTGCGGGCACAGGTCGCCCGTGACGGAAAGGACGCTGCAACGGCCGATGCGTCCGCGGAGCGATACATCTCGCTACTCGCAGCAGACGACTCACGCATTGCTGCCGCACGACTACTCCAGGCCGAGGCCTTCGTGGACGATGCGTCGGCGCGGGTCGACCGCCTCATGCGGATCCCGCACACAGTGCCCAGGACCGAATTGGATCGCGCGACGCGAATGGCGCGTGAAGCGGTGGGGACTCTCGTTGAAGCGGACGTGGTCTCGGGCCTTTCTCGGACGTCCGACGACGCGCCACTCCGGTGGGTCCTGGAGATCCGAGCCGGTGTGTTGGCCCTAGAGGCCGGTGACGACGCAGCGGCCACCGCCTTTGCGGAGCGAGCGCTCGTGCTGGGTGCCGCTGGGCCGGATTCAGTGATTGCAGAAGGGCTCCGTCGAGGTGAACTGCCGGGGGACGGGGGCAGGCAACGCGTGACGACGCTCGAGATCGCCACCGTCCTCCCAACTGGAGGTCCGCCGGCCTTAGCCAACTACGCGGCTCTCGTGGCTGAAGGCGTCGAAGTCGCAGCGGCTTCTGTGCTGGGCCGCCGATTCGATGTCCGCGTGACAGCCAAGGACGACCAAGCTGATCCGGCTCTGGCCGGTACGCTCGTTCGTGAGATTGAGCGGGGATCTGCGGTCGGGATCGTTGGCTTTCTAGAAGATGCGTCGCTCGAAGCGGGAGGGCGCGCGCGAACACGCGATCTGCCGCTGATTTCACCGACTGCCCGTAGCGCCTCACGTGCTGGGGATGGTGCCTATTCGCTTGAAGGACCGGACCCGTTGGCGGCGGCCTCGATGGCGCACTACGCTGCGGATGAGGGATACCTACGCGTCGCGATCGTCCACTCCGACGCATTAGAGTCGGTGGCGGAAGCAGATGCCTTCGAAGCGACCATGCAAACGCTTGGGATCCCGGTCGTGGGGCGATACGGATACCCTCTTGGGGTCACGAACTTCGAGGACCAGATCCTCGGGGCCCGTGACGCGCTCCGCCGGGCCGAGATCGCTGCCCTGGAACTCGGGGAAGAAGACACCCTCCATGTGGAACTGCTCGAGCCCGTCGCGGTGTTCGTCCCGATTCCGACGGAAGACGTCGAATTAGTGGCACCACAGATCACTCATTACGCCTTGGACACGCTCGCCATCGCCGTCCTAGGCACTTCGGCGTGGACCGATCCTCAGGTGCTTGCTGATGTGGACTCGCGTCACACAAATGGCGTGGTAGCCACGGCACCGGAAGGTCGAGGCACTGGCTCTGCCGGCGCCGGGCGCTTCCGTGAGGCTTACGAGGCCCACTTTCAGCGAAGTCTGGTCTCGTCCGTACCAGCAGTTGGCTACGACGCGGCCTTGCTCCTCCTTGAGGGGCTTAGGCCCGGCCCCTCGTCCCGACGGCAACTCCGAGCGAACATGGAGCAACTCCGCGATATCGAAGGCGCCACAGGTGTCTTCTCCGTGATCGACGGAATAGTGGTGCGCCGCTCGGAAGTCGTTTATATCGACAACGGTACCCTCATCCCGATCGGATAGAGACCTGATGTCCATCCACGAAAAGCTGGACCGACTCGACGAACTCCGCCGCTCAGCCGAAGAGGGTGGGGGCGCAGCCCGCCTGGAAGCGCAACACAAGCGGGGAAAACTCTCGGCCCGGGAACGTCTCGACCTTCTACTCGACGAGGGCTCCTTCGTTGAGTTGGACAAGTTCGTCACGCACCGATCGACCGATTTTGGGCTGGAGGACCAACAATACCTGGGTGACGGAGTCGTCACGGGTTACGGCACGGTTCACGGTCGCCTGGTTTACGTCTTCAGCCAGGACTTCACCGTTTTCGGAGGGTCTCTCTCAGAGACGCACGCCGAGAAGATCGTGAAAATCCAGGAGATGGCTCTCAAGAATGGCGCCCCCATCATTGGGTTGAACGACTCGGGAGGAGCCCGTATCCAGGAGGGTGTCGTCTCTCTGGGCGGTTATGCCGACATCTTTCTACGAAACACACTGGCTTCGGGCGTCATTCCGCAGATCAGTGTGATTTTGGGTCCATGTGCTGGTGGAGCTGTGTATTCGCCTGCCATCACGGACTTCATCTATATGGTCCGAGGCACGAGCTACATGTTCGTGACCGGCCCGAACGTGGTGAAGACTGTGACGCACGAGGACATCGATATGGAAGGTCTGGGGGGCGCGGACGTTCACGCGTCCAAGTCGGGTGTCGCCCACTTCGCACTGGACTCAGAGCCCGAGTGCCTCGGTGCGGTGCGAGATCTCGTGAAGTACCTCCCGCAGAACAACATGGAGCTCCCAGAGTCTCTCGAGACCTCCGATCCACATGACAGACAGGACGAGAAATTACTCGAGATCGTGCCAGATAACCCTAATCGCCCCTATGACATGAGAGATGTCATTGGTCGCGTAGTTGACCACGGGGATTTCTACGAAGTTCACAAAGACTTCGCAGGAAATATCCTCGTCGGATTCGCGCGGCTTGGTGGTCATTCTGTGGGAATCGTAGCGAATCAGCCTTCGGTCCTCGCCGGAGTATTGGATATCGATTCATCCGACAAAGGCGCTCGCTTTGTCCGCTTCTGTGACTCGTTCAACATACCGATCGTCGTGTTCGAAGACGTACCTGGGTTCCTGCCCGGCGTAGCTCAGGAGCACGGCGGAATTATCCGCCATGGAGCCAAGCTCCTCTACGCCTTCGCAGAGGCGACCGTGCCCAAGATCACCGTGATCACACGGAAAGCGTACGGTGGTGCCTACGACGTCATGAATTCCAAACACATCAGAGGCGACATCAATCTCGCTT
The nucleotide sequence above comes from Longimicrobiales bacterium. Encoded proteins:
- a CDS encoding acyl-CoA carboxylase subunit beta; amino-acid sequence: MSIHEKLDRLDELRRSAEEGGGAARLEAQHKRGKLSARERLDLLLDEGSFVELDKFVTHRSTDFGLEDQQYLGDGVVTGYGTVHGRLVYVFSQDFTVFGGSLSETHAEKIVKIQEMALKNGAPIIGLNDSGGARIQEGVVSLGGYADIFLRNTLASGVIPQISVILGPCAGGAVYSPAITDFIYMVRGTSYMFVTGPNVVKTVTHEDIDMEGLGGADVHASKSGVAHFALDSEPECLGAVRDLVKYLPQNNMELPESLETSDPHDRQDEKLLEIVPDNPNRPYDMRDVIGRVVDHGDFYEVHKDFAGNILVGFARLGGHSVGIVANQPSVLAGVLDIDSSDKGARFVRFCDSFNIPIVVFEDVPGFLPGVAQEHGGIIRHGAKLLYAFAEATVPKITVITRKAYGGAYDVMNSKHIRGDINLAWPQAEIAVMGPKGAVEVLFRKEIAASDDPQAATDARIEEYREKFAHPYIAAARGYVDDVIDPRVTRPRLINALDMLRNKRDENPARKHGNIPL